One window from the genome of Dolosigranulum savutiense encodes:
- the fdrA gene encoding acyl-CoA synthetase FdrA, whose translation MLYTNILKNNYQDSINLMRLTKEINSLNQVNKSQIMMGTDANKEILQTSNLLTDEAKQAKPNDLIIVVDANNKSTIDEVMKKIDNSLSDLSTQKNNLSTKEVSNLDDALEELPEANMGLFSIAGEYAVPEIKKALDKGLHVFSFTDNISLEDELFLKKIAKEKGLLMMGPDCGTGIISGTPLAFTNAVKPGNIGIVAASGTGIQEVTTIIDRLGGGVLHAIGTGGRDLKGEIGAITTKEAIVGLENDDKVEVICLISKPPAKEVRDDVYKLLQSLSKPVVAIFLGENPESHEGNVYLAHTLDEAARITVDLANNNEIKSIYLDDITHDASERRTSDKEVVGLYSGGTLAEEAKMMISESSSLELVQKDGYILHSKDYKIIDLGDDEYTRGRPHPMIDPQTRIDKIKEYANKDGVGTILLDVVLGYGAHEDMAGALAPTIKEVKEKAKNQGNILNFVATVVGTENDPQGYSESREKLEEVGVYVEDSNQKAVRRALGFRGEKFNEHEKNLKDYTGETVDIPEISKNISELLSEKPKVVNIGIDNFNEAIRKFKGTSVQYNWKPRAGGNKKLIKILDELDKLDEEINTENNQVIDKIKKAQPFLVDVVKAKEVISEFSEVNEKLILHAGPPIQWEEMTGPMKGSCIGAAIFEGWANDKEEAMELFDKGNIKFTPCHHVNAVGPMGGITSANMPVLVVENKLENIRAYCTMNEGIGKVLRFGAFSEEVVERLQWMRDTLGPTLSKAVKLTDEGINLNVIIAKAITMGDEFHQRNIAASLNFLKEVAPLITKLDISEEEKFEVIKFLSDTDQFFLNIMMATGKSIVDVARKEASGTVVTTMTRNGVRFGIRIAELGNEWFTAPVNTPKGLYFTGFSEEDGNPDIGDSSITETVGVGGMSMIAAPGVTRFVGAGGFQDALDVSNEMSEICVDSNQNWTIPNWDFKGAPTGIDIRKVVETGITPIINTGIAHKEPGLGQVGAGTVRAPIECFEKALVAYAKSKGIEVE comes from the coding sequence ATGCTGTACACAAATATTTTAAAGAATAACTATCAAGATTCAATAAACTTGATGCGATTGACGAAAGAAATCAATAGTTTGAATCAGGTCAATAAAAGTCAAATTATGATGGGAACTGATGCTAATAAAGAAATTTTACAAACAAGTAATTTATTAACTGATGAAGCTAAGCAAGCAAAACCAAATGATTTGATTATAGTAGTAGATGCTAACAATAAATCAACAATCGATGAAGTAATGAAAAAAATTGACAATTCATTATCCGACCTCTCTACTCAAAAAAACAATCTATCAACTAAAGAAGTCAGTAATTTAGATGATGCACTAGAAGAATTACCAGAAGCAAATATGGGATTATTTAGTATAGCAGGGGAATATGCTGTTCCAGAAATTAAAAAAGCTTTGGATAAAGGTCTACACGTCTTTTCATTTACTGATAATATTTCACTTGAAGATGAATTATTTTTAAAAAAAATAGCAAAAGAAAAAGGATTGCTAATGATGGGGCCTGATTGTGGAACTGGGATTATTTCAGGAACCCCTCTTGCATTCACAAATGCTGTAAAACCAGGGAATATTGGTATTGTTGCTGCTTCAGGAACTGGAATACAGGAAGTGACTACTATTATTGATCGACTCGGTGGCGGAGTATTACATGCTATTGGAACAGGAGGTAGAGATTTAAAAGGAGAAATTGGTGCAATAACAACTAAAGAAGCAATTGTTGGTCTTGAAAATGATGATAAGGTTGAAGTTATTTGTCTTATTTCAAAACCACCAGCAAAAGAGGTCCGTGATGATGTATACAAACTTTTACAAAGTTTATCTAAACCAGTAGTTGCTATTTTCCTAGGAGAAAATCCAGAATCCCATGAGGGTAACGTATATTTAGCTCATACACTTGATGAAGCAGCAAGAATTACAGTTGATTTGGCTAATAATAATGAAATTAAATCAATTTATTTAGATGATATAACTCATGATGCCAGTGAAAGAAGAACTTCTGATAAGGAAGTTGTAGGACTATATTCAGGTGGAACATTAGCTGAAGAAGCAAAAATGATGATATCTGAATCATCTTCACTAGAACTAGTACAAAAAGATGGATATATTCTACATTCTAAAGATTATAAAATTATTGATTTAGGAGATGATGAATATACTAGAGGGCGTCCACATCCAATGATTGATCCACAAACACGAATTGATAAAATCAAAGAATATGCTAATAAAGATGGAGTAGGCACTATTTTACTAGATGTTGTCCTCGGATATGGTGCTCATGAGGATATGGCTGGAGCACTAGCCCCTACGATTAAAGAGGTTAAAGAAAAAGCTAAGAATCAAGGGAATATATTAAATTTTGTTGCTACTGTAGTAGGAACAGAAAATGACCCTCAAGGATATAGTGAAAGTAGAGAAAAACTTGAAGAAGTAGGGGTATATGTAGAAGACTCAAATCAAAAAGCTGTAAGAAGAGCTTTAGGTTTTAGAGGAGAGAAATTTAATGAGCACGAGAAAAATTTGAAAGATTACACAGGAGAAACGGTTGATATTCCTGAAATAAGCAAAAATATTTCTGAGTTATTGTCTGAAAAGCCAAAAGTAGTAAATATTGGTATTGATAACTTTAATGAAGCTATTCGAAAATTTAAAGGAACATCAGTTCAATATAATTGGAAACCGAGAGCAGGAGGCAATAAAAAACTAATTAAAATATTAGATGAGTTAGATAAGTTAGATGAAGAAATTAACACAGAAAATAATCAAGTAATTGATAAAATTAAAAAAGCTCAACCATTTTTAGTTGATGTAGTTAAAGCAAAAGAAGTTATTTCAGAGTTCAGTGAAGTGAATGAAAAATTAATTTTACATGCTGGACCACCAATCCAATGGGAAGAAATGACTGGACCAATGAAGGGGTCTTGTATTGGAGCAGCAATATTTGAAGGATGGGCAAATGATAAAGAAGAAGCAATGGAATTATTTGATAAAGGCAATATCAAATTCACACCTTGTCACCATGTAAATGCTGTAGGTCCTATGGGAGGTATTACTTCAGCTAATATGCCAGTTCTAGTTGTTGAAAACAAGCTGGAGAACATTAGAGCATATTGTACTATGAATGAAGGAATAGGAAAAGTATTAAGATTTGGAGCTTTCTCCGAAGAAGTTGTTGAGAGATTACAATGGATGCGAGATACTTTAGGGCCAACTTTATCTAAGGCTGTAAAATTAACAGATGAAGGCATTAATCTTAATGTAATTATTGCTAAGGCAATTACTATGGGAGATGAATTTCACCAACGGAATATTGCAGCATCACTCAATTTTCTGAAAGAAGTAGCTCCATTGATTACTAAGTTAGATATTTCTGAAGAAGAAAAATTTGAAGTAATAAAATTCCTATCTGATACAGATCAATTCTTCTTGAACATTATGATGGCTACTGGAAAATCTATTGTAGATGTTGCAAGAAAAGAAGCTAGTGGTACAGTGGTAACAACCATGACTCGTAATGGAGTAAGATTTGGTATAAGAATAGCAGAACTGGGAAATGAATGGTTTACAGCTCCAGTAAATACTCCAAAAGGTCTATATTTCACAGGATTTTCAGAAGAAGATGGTAATCCTGATATAGGAGATAGTTCAATTACTGAAACTGTTGGTGTTGGTGGTATGTCAATGATAGCAGCACCAGGAGTAACTAGATTTGTTGGAGCAGGAGGTTTCCAAGATGCATTAGATGTAAGTAATGAAATGAGTGAAATATGTGTTGATTCCAACCAAAATTGGACTATTCCTAACTGGGATTTTAAAGGTGCGCCTACGGGGATTGATATAAGAAAAGTTGTTGAAACAGGAATTACACCTATTATAAATACTGGTATTGCACATAAAGAGCCAGGATTAGGACAAGTAGGGGCAGGTACTGTAAGAGCACCAATTGAATGTTTTGAAAAAGCTTTAGTAGCATATGCAAAATCGAAGGGTATTGAAGTTGAGTAA
- a CDS encoding DUF2877 domain-containing protein: MSESIFPINKFGKIGKIHSVFETTFNINVGDQLIHFSFNSNFLSSFGIKILDEDISYIKKYLQKNNIISIKENEIVIYSNVGILKLDFSLIDIVPLTVETIQINLEMIKKLQELISEFDFNQSGLPDDTRFKNSLQILKTPYLNDPDVLTEILNIIVGNGIGLTPTGDDLLIGYMFIMKMYDSNVFDLFRKVISREKLSTTDISREYLRQCAEGVFSSPLYKLFEYIKVRDMLQVKRQLYKISKLGGTSGLDTLAGINAGIDYIIERINQNG, from the coding sequence GTGAGTGAGTCTATCTTCCCAATAAATAAATTTGGGAAGATAGGCAAAATTCACAGTGTATTTGAAACGACTTTTAACATAAATGTTGGAGATCAATTGATTCACTTTAGTTTTAATTCTAATTTTTTATCGTCATTCGGGATAAAAATTTTAGATGAAGATATTTCTTATATAAAAAAATATCTTCAAAAAAATAATATAATTTCAATCAAAGAAAATGAAATAGTTATTTATAGTAATGTAGGTATTTTGAAATTAGATTTTAGTTTAATTGATATTGTACCTTTGACAGTAGAAACTATACAAATAAACCTAGAGATGATAAAAAAATTACAAGAATTAATCAGTGAATTTGATTTTAATCAATCAGGTCTTCCAGATGATACAAGATTTAAAAATTCACTCCAAATATTAAAGACACCATACTTGAACGATCCGGATGTGTTAACTGAAATTTTGAATATCATAGTAGGTAATGGAATTGGATTAACGCCTACAGGTGATGATTTATTAATAGGTTACATGTTTATAATGAAGATGTATGATTCTAATGTATTTGATTTATTTAGAAAAGTAATCAGCAGGGAAAAACTATCTACGACAGATATTAGTAGAGAATACTTAAGACAATGTGCGGAGGGAGTATTTAGCTCCCCATTATATAAGTTATTTGAATATATTAAAGTGAGAGATATGCTACAAGTCAAGAGACAATTATATAAAATATCTAAATTAGGTGGAACTTCTGGACTAGATACTTTAGCCGGAATAAATGCTGGAATTGATTATATAATAGAGAGGATTAATCAAAATGGATAA
- a CDS encoding MFS transporter, with translation MDKKITTVSDKYWIKIVILFFLGWILMYGTRTIFNPIMETIGGEFELSNTDLGLANSIFFLTYAIAQIPSGIFGDKYGRKLVISLGFIGLAVTTFLSGLASTFAMFLVIRALAGVAQGAYYGPQYAMSSEAIPKDKVTLGNALINSGMAFGTSGGYLLSSFLVLEQGKEWGQPFFWTAIPTVIVGILFYTMLKEKVVVENEQKQEESLEEIEEDPSLKKIFTDKNLLATFTLVFTSIYANFVILTWLPSFLIVERGFEGGSVGFISSLVPWFSIPGALFFAYMKDKVGSTKKLVLFLMPLAAISVILIALVQDKTLLISGLILYGVTGKLALDPILISYVNEFAPLGGLSTTLSAYNFIGMSGSILAPYLTGFLADIQGSMQIGFYLAAGLLIVGMFVFLLVAQDSQLSES, from the coding sequence ATGGATAAAAAAATAACAACTGTAAGTGATAAATATTGGATTAAAATAGTTATTCTATTTTTTCTAGGATGGATATTAATGTATGGAACACGAACTATATTTAATCCTATCATGGAAACAATAGGAGGAGAATTTGAACTAAGTAACACAGATTTAGGTTTAGCTAATAGTATTTTTTTCTTAACATATGCAATCGCTCAAATTCCGTCAGGTATATTTGGTGATAAATATGGACGTAAATTAGTTATTTCTTTAGGTTTTATAGGATTAGCAGTAACAACATTTTTAAGTGGTTTAGCCTCTACTTTTGCTATGTTTTTAGTTATTCGAGCTCTTGCAGGAGTTGCTCAGGGAGCGTACTATGGTCCTCAATATGCAATGTCAAGTGAAGCTATTCCTAAAGATAAAGTAACTCTAGGAAATGCGTTGATTAATAGTGGTATGGCTTTTGGTACATCAGGAGGTTATTTACTATCTAGTTTTTTAGTGCTAGAACAAGGGAAAGAATGGGGGCAACCATTCTTTTGGACAGCTATTCCAACAGTTATTGTAGGGATATTATTCTATACAATGCTTAAAGAAAAGGTAGTTGTAGAAAATGAACAAAAACAAGAGGAATCATTGGAAGAAATAGAAGAGGATCCTTCTTTAAAAAAGATATTTACGGATAAAAATTTATTAGCTACATTTACATTAGTTTTTACAAGTATCTATGCTAATTTTGTAATATTAACTTGGTTGCCATCATTTTTAATTGTTGAAAGAGGTTTTGAAGGTGGTAGTGTAGGATTTATTTCTTCACTTGTACCGTGGTTTTCAATTCCAGGTGCTTTATTCTTTGCATATATGAAGGATAAAGTTGGAAGTACTAAAAAGCTAGTATTATTCTTGATGCCTTTAGCAGCAATATCTGTCATTCTGATAGCACTAGTGCAAGATAAAACACTATTAATCTCAGGACTAATTCTATATGGAGTAACAGGAAAATTAGCACTAGATCCAATATTAATCTCGTATGTAAATGAGTTTGCTCCTTTAGGAGGATTATCTACAACACTCAGTGCTTATAATTTTATCGGGATGTCAGGATCTATATTAGCTCCATATCTTACAGGTTTTTTAGCAGATATACAGGGGTCAATGCAAATTGGATTTTACTTAGCGGCAGGGCTTTTAATTGTTGGTATGTTCGTGTTCTTACTGGTTGCACAAGATAGTCAACTAAGTGAATCTTAG
- a CDS encoding divalent metal cation transporter has translation MKFTERLKNIGPAAIVTGAFIGPGTITTTTISGIKYKYNLLWVVLFATISLYILMEMAGRVGIISGKSITEIITKYTRNKYLKLCLKILISSTLISVAFGFEAGNITGASVGLGDLFGINQFVASIILGICILYVTYVGTAQTVEKFMSIIVGIMGIIFAITMFWVKPNFTEVAQGMIPSSINLESSGEAIALIGTILIGINLLMQTITNGEKWKSNEDLKYSKIDSFINVSVGGLIATALIVTSGSILYGYSEGVVQSPIIYSQMLEPILGKYARQVGNIGLIAAGFSSAVATPLILKTVLSRMMKWDINDWKSKLLSTLGVVFGILFSAFGKKPIQIIVFASALSGISLPVLTICILISANIKQEMGRYKNTRIQNILGIVVVLLTTLLAINTLINFISFIKQ, from the coding sequence ATGAAATTTACAGAGAGATTAAAAAATATTGGTCCCGCTGCTATTGTTACTGGTGCATTTATTGGTCCAGGGACAATTACTACAACTACTATATCAGGAATAAAGTATAAGTATAATTTACTCTGGGTCGTACTATTTGCAACAATTTCATTATACATTTTAATGGAGATGGCAGGAAGAGTAGGAATAATTAGTGGTAAGAGTATAACTGAAATAATAACAAAGTATACAAGAAATAAGTATTTGAAGTTATGTTTAAAGATACTGATATCTAGTACACTTATTTCAGTTGCATTTGGATTTGAAGCAGGAAATATAACGGGTGCTAGCGTAGGGTTAGGGGATTTATTTGGAATTAATCAATTTGTAGCATCTATAATTTTAGGTATATGTATATTATATGTTACCTATGTAGGAACTGCTCAAACAGTAGAAAAATTTATGTCTATAATAGTTGGAATAATGGGAATTATTTTTGCGATAACAATGTTTTGGGTAAAACCAAATTTTACTGAAGTAGCTCAAGGTATGATCCCATCGAGTATTAATTTAGAATCGTCAGGCGAAGCTATTGCACTCATTGGAACAATTCTAATAGGTATTAATTTACTGATGCAGACAATTACAAATGGAGAAAAGTGGAAAAGTAATGAAGATCTTAAGTATTCAAAGATTGATTCGTTTATTAATGTTAGTGTAGGGGGACTGATTGCTACAGCTCTAATTGTAACTTCGGGTAGTATTTTATATGGTTATTCAGAAGGAGTAGTTCAATCTCCAATTATATATTCACAAATGCTAGAACCAATATTGGGAAAATATGCAAGGCAGGTAGGTAATATAGGATTAATTGCAGCAGGATTCTCGTCAGCTGTTGCAACTCCATTAATATTGAAAACAGTTTTATCTAGGATGATGAAGTGGGATATTAATGATTGGAAATCTAAATTACTAAGTACACTAGGGGTTGTTTTTGGTATATTATTTTCAGCTTTTGGTAAGAAACCAATTCAGATAATAGTTTTTGCATCAGCTTTAAGTGGGATATCATTACCTGTTTTGACTATATGTATTTTGATATCTGCAAATATTAAACAGGAAATGGGCAGATACAAAAATACTAGAATTCAAAATATATTAGGTATCGTTGTTGTTTTATTGACAACATTATTAGCAATTAATACTTTAATTAATTTTATTAGTTTCATTAAGCAATAG
- the arcC gene encoding carbamate kinase, which yields MSKRKIVVALGGNAILSDSPTAEAQKQALKDTAKQLVKLVKNGDELIITHGNGPQVGNLLLQNIAADSEKNPAFPLDSLVAMTEGSIGFWLQNAMQNELTKAGIDKSVATVVTQVLVDKEDPAFENPTKPIGPFYSEEEAKAEMEKSNDTFKEDAGRGWRKVVPSPKPKGIKEIDAIQTLIDNKQLVIAGGGGGIPVVETADGTLEGVEAVIDKDFASQTLAGLIDADLFIVLTGVDNVYVNFNQPDQKKLESVTVAELEEYIQQDQFAPGSMLPKVQATMAFVSEKPGSKAVITSLENLENLIESDAGTIITAE from the coding sequence ATGTCAAAACGAAAGATTGTAGTAGCACTTGGTGGGAACGCGATTTTATCCGATAGCCCAACCGCAGAAGCACAAAAACAGGCCTTAAAAGATACAGCCAAACAATTGGTAAAACTAGTTAAAAATGGCGATGAATTAATTATTACACATGGGAACGGCCCACAAGTGGGGAACTTGCTCTTACAAAATATTGCAGCCGATTCGGAGAAAAACCCAGCCTTTCCACTTGATTCTTTAGTAGCCATGACTGAAGGAAGTATTGGCTTTTGGTTACAAAATGCGATGCAAAATGAATTAACAAAAGCAGGTATTGACAAGTCAGTCGCTACTGTGGTGACCCAAGTTTTAGTTGATAAGGAAGATCCAGCGTTCGAAAACCCAACAAAACCGATTGGACCATTTTATAGTGAAGAAGAAGCGAAAGCGGAGATGGAAAAATCGAATGACACCTTTAAAGAAGATGCTGGTCGTGGCTGGCGAAAAGTTGTGCCATCACCAAAACCAAAAGGCATTAAAGAAATTGACGCGATTCAAACATTAATTGACAACAAACAATTAGTGATTGCAGGTGGTGGTGGCGGAATCCCTGTCGTAGAGACAGCAGATGGCACTTTAGAAGGTGTTGAAGCTGTTATTGATAAGGACTTTGCATCTCAAACCTTGGCGGGTTTAATCGATGCCGACTTATTTATCGTTCTAACGGGAGTTGATAATGTGTATGTCAACTTCAACCAACCAGATCAGAAAAAATTGGAAAGTGTGACAGTCGCTGAATTAGAAGAGTATATCCAACAAGATCAATTCGCACCGGGGAGTATGTTGCCAAAAGTTCAAGCAACGATGGCCTTCGTGAGCGAAAAACCTGGAAGTAAAGCCGTTATTACCTCACTGGAGAACTTAGAGAATTTAATCGAATCTGACGCAGGAACAATTATTACAGCCGAATAA
- a CDS encoding group II intron maturase-specific domain-containing protein, whose translation MTVQEVEHHIGEYYPYIRKKLLNGTYQLQPVRRVEIPKGNGKTRKLGIPVARDRVIQMAIKQIIEPIIDKHFSNSSHGFRPGIFVEIVKEINQVTQGWINYFGLGFVKSFVRRTEEWFRRRLRQLILKRWKKCSTKIKMLQKYGLTEDEAKRIAFSRKAYWHLSQTYEVNKAITTKRLHKWGLKSLTTVAESAYARY comes from the coding sequence ATGACTGTTCAAGAAGTTGAGCATCATATTGGAGAATATTATCCATATATCAGAAAGAAGTTACTCAATGGAACGTATCAACTACAACCAGTGAGACGAGTGGAAATTCCGAAAGGTAATGGAAAAACCCGGAAGCTGGGTATACCAGTAGCACGTGATCGAGTAATCCAAATGGCTATTAAACAGATAATTGAGCCTATAATAGATAAACACTTTTCTAATAGTAGTCATGGATTTCGACCAGGAATATTTGTGGAGATTGTGAAAGAGATCAACCAAGTGACTCAAGGTTGGATTAATTACTTTGGGTTAGGTTTTGTTAAAAGCTTCGTGAGAAGGACTGAAGAGTGGTTTCGAAGGCGACTTAGACAGCTTATATTGAAACGTTGGAAGAAATGCTCAACCAAGATTAAGATGCTTCAGAAATATGGACTAACAGAAGATGAGGCAAAACGAATTGCCTTCTCTCGGAAAGCCTATTGGCATCTATCTCAAACATATGAAGTCAATAAGGCAATTACAACAAAGAGACTCCACAAATGGGGATTAAAATCATTAACCACCGTAGCGGAGTCTGCTTATGCAAGGTATTGA
- a CDS encoding extracellular solute-binding protein → MNKFYKAGLLLTTAGLLAACSSGGGADVAEETQGGEPKATLSEGDIPEKPEKLQMWVNNEDAQIEAYEEITQKFTEETGIEVEMTPYDMLEQTEGMSLDGPSGQGADLFFQPHDRVGDVYHQGLAAELEFTDEQLAKLEEYNEDAVSSFNYEGAQMGIPAVVETYAMFINTDIVDKVPETAEDLLELAREKTEGDQYGFLADMQNLYFMYPFITSEGAYLFGQDDTGHYDASDIGLNTPEAVSALEYYQTFFNEKLIPEGTDLEVAASLFQDGKVGAIIDGPWAIPQHREALGDKLQVIEMPKYNGEAMKTFAGNKGWLVNEYSENKYWATELALHLTSAESSQIYYEKAGELPAHKNVTIEDEFMQPIFEQTKNSNPMPNIPEMGQVWDPMADAFTFIQKGESPQEILDETVEQIKADIQMMGQ, encoded by the coding sequence ATGAATAAATTTTATAAAGCAGGTTTATTATTAACGACAGCAGGCTTGCTCGCTGCATGTAGCAGTGGCGGCGGTGCTGATGTGGCAGAAGAGACACAAGGTGGGGAGCCAAAAGCAACCTTGAGCGAAGGCGATATTCCTGAGAAGCCAGAAAAACTTCAGATGTGGGTCAACAATGAAGATGCTCAAATCGAAGCTTACGAAGAAATTACGCAGAAATTCACGGAAGAAACAGGTATTGAAGTTGAGATGACACCTTACGATATGTTGGAACAGACAGAGGGAATGAGCTTAGATGGTCCTTCTGGGCAAGGAGCCGACTTATTCTTCCAACCGCACGACCGAGTAGGGGATGTTTATCACCAAGGTCTGGCAGCAGAGTTAGAATTTACAGATGAGCAATTAGCGAAGTTAGAAGAATACAATGAAGATGCGGTCAGCTCATTCAACTACGAAGGTGCACAGATGGGAATTCCAGCTGTTGTTGAAACGTACGCGATGTTTATTAATACTGATATTGTTGATAAAGTGCCCGAAACAGCGGAAGACTTATTGGAATTAGCGCGTGAGAAGACAGAAGGCGACCAATATGGATTCTTAGCAGATATGCAAAACTTGTACTTCATGTACCCATTCATTACATCAGAAGGTGCTTACTTGTTTGGCCAAGATGATACAGGTCACTATGATGCATCAGATATTGGATTGAATACACCAGAAGCAGTCTCAGCGTTAGAATACTACCAAACATTCTTTAATGAAAAATTGATTCCTGAAGGGACTGACTTAGAAGTTGCAGCTAGTCTATTCCAAGATGGAAAAGTGGGTGCCATTATTGACGGACCTTGGGCAATCCCACAACACCGTGAAGCATTAGGAGATAAATTACAAGTTATCGAAATGCCTAAATACAATGGTGAAGCAATGAAGACGTTTGCGGGGAACAAAGGTTGGTTAGTGAACGAATACTCTGAGAACAAATACTGGGCAACTGAATTAGCACTTCACTTAACAAGTGCAGAAAGCTCACAAATTTACTACGAAAAAGCCGGTGAATTACCAGCTCATAAAAATGTAACAATTGAAGATGAATTCATGCAACCAATCTTCGAACAAACGAAAAATTCAAATCCAATGCCAAACATTCCAGAAATGGGACAAGTTTGGGATCCAATGGCAGACGCCTTCACCTTTATCCAAAAAGGAGAAAGTCCACAAGAAATCTTAGATGAAACAGTTGAACAAATTAAAGCTGACATCCAAATGATGGGACAATAA